From Acidobacteriota bacterium:
ACCATGTTCCGCATGATCAAGACAAAAATCGCCAGGGAAAGGAATATCGTGCTGTGAGCAACCGCCTGTCACGGGAAAAGATCAACTTCCTGTCGCGCCAGATCCTCAACCTTCTGGCCAAAGACGACAAGGTGGAATTCCTTGACGATCCCAATGAAATCCGCCTGGTCATCGTCAAATCGATCGAACAGGAGATGAAGCTCTACGAATCCCTGGACCGCAAAGCCATCGACAAAATCCAGTCCCAGAAAAAATCGATCGAAGAAGGCAGCCGGGAGTGGGAAATCCTCTATCGCAAGTATTACAACGACGAGCTCAACAAGCTCGGCAAACTCAGCGAATAACCCTTTTCAGTTTCAGATACTGATTCAGGGCGTCATTCCAAAGGGACATTTTCGCCAAGCCGGATTTTTCAGCCCGGCCGGCATCCAGAATCGAATAGCCGGGCCGCAGGGCCGGCGCCGCCAGTTCCTGGGTCGTGATGGGGACCAGGTCGGGCTTCCGTCCCAGGGCATCAAATATGGCTCGGGCAAACTCATACCACGTGCATTGCCCGCGGCTGGTCAGATGGTAGAGGCCATAGCCGTCGGTATCGAGAAGAGCGGACGTCCGGTCGGCAAGCTCAAGAGTCGATGTCGGAGCGACGGTCTGATCGTCGACGACCCGGATGGGCTTCCCCGAATCCGCCAGGGCGATCATGGATTCGACGAAATTGCGGCCTTTTTCCCGGCATCCGGCCCGGCCGAACAGGCCGCATGTCCTGATGACGAAATGACGCGGGGCGATGTTTCGGACGAAATATTCCCCCGCCAGCTTGGACACCGCATAGACGCTCTGGGGATTCGGAGGATCGTCTTCGGTATAGGGAGTCTTTTTCCGGCCGTCAAAGACGTAATCGGTGCTGAAGTGAACCAGCACGGCCTCGATGTCCCGGCACACCCGGGCGAGATCCCGGACGGCAAAGGCGTTGACGCGAAATGCCTCCAGAGGCCGGGATTCGCATTCATCAACACGGTGAAAGGCGGACGTGTTGATGACGATTCCGGGAGAGATCTCACGGAGAACCCGGCCCGATTCTTCCGGATGCGTGACATCGAATTCCGGGTAATAAAGCGGGTGAACATCCTCTCCCGAGAGGGTTTCAAGCAGGTCGGAACCCAGCTGTCCGTCCGCACCGATCAGGGCGATTCTCTTCATCAGCCGTGTTTTTCAGGTTGAATGAAAGAGGCCGAAGGCGATGCCTTCGGCCTCTTTGTTGAATGTCGGATGGTTATCAGAATACAAGCCTGAAACCCAGAGCAAATTTGTGATGGGTATCGAAGGCCCGGTCGCCGCCCAGCGGGGAGCGGAAT
This genomic window contains:
- a CDS encoding DUF507 family protein: MSNRLSREKINFLSRQILNLLAKDDKVEFLDDPNEIRLVIVKSIEQEMKLYESLDRKAIDKIQSQKKSIEEGSREWEILYRKYYNDELNKLGKLSE
- the rfbD gene encoding dTDP-4-dehydrorhamnose reductase, whose amino-acid sequence is MKRIALIGADGQLGSDLLETLSGEDVHPLYYPEFDVTHPEESGRVLREISPGIVINTSAFHRVDECESRPLEAFRVNAFAVRDLARVCRDIEAVLVHFSTDYVFDGRKKTPYTEDDPPNPQSVYAVSKLAGEYFVRNIAPRHFVIRTCGLFGRAGCREKGRNFVESMIALADSGKPIRVVDDQTVAPTSTLELADRTSALLDTDGYGLYHLTSRGQCTWYEFARAIFDALGRKPDLVPITTQELAAPALRPGYSILDAGRAEKSGLAKMSLWNDALNQYLKLKRVIR